From Salvia splendens isolate huo1 chromosome 16, SspV2, whole genome shotgun sequence, a single genomic window includes:
- the LOC121769750 gene encoding farnesylcysteine lyase, whose translation MNPQITALLLCTILLSQSHAHSHTVCIIGGGIGGASVAHFLRHYSPPDAISQITLFERHGVVGGRLATVTISGETFEAGGSIIHPKNYYAWNYTLLLGLRPEVPSHSDDSLSLGIWNGHEFVYKTLNSNSKLPIVQRLVSIANSIIMALRYGVVSLFRMNSFIEATINKFLRYYDGLESRPVFESVEAMLKWAGLFNLTTITLGEKLEEVGLSSILVQELVTVITRINYGQSVNISGLAGGVSLAGSGGGLWAVEGGNWQMASGLINRSDVELHLNEEIESVYYLGDAYELNSTKGKSYNCQVTVVATPLDEVNILFNPAISIPPRKLQHTHATFVRGLLNPAYFGLELVSDIPELIGTIESGDLPFTCISVLKQHEKDMTYKIFSRQAMADVLLDKIFSVRVETVRINWAAYPHYHAPETYAPFILDGKHLYYVNAFENAASTMETSAVAAENIARLILSRIVEKSESTSPNLKIFSSDSSVSGLRSEL comes from the exons ATGAATCCCCAAATCACAGCCCTCCTACTCTGCACCATCCTTCTCTCACAATCCCACGCCCACTCCCACACTGTCTGCATCATCGGCGGCGGCATCGGTGGCGCCTCCGTCGCCCATTTCCTCCGCCACTACTCCCCTCCCGACGCCATCTCCCAGATCACACTATTCGAGCGCCATGGCGTTGTCGGGGGCCGGCTGGCCACCGTCACCATCTCCGGCGAGACTTTCGAGGCCGGCGGATCCATCATCCACCCTAAAAACTACTACGCCTGGAATTACACCCTGCTTCTCGGCCTACGACCCGAGGTGCCTAGCCACTCCGACGATTCCCTCTCCCTCGGCATATGGAACGGCCATGAGTTCGTCTACAAGACGCTCAATTCCAACTCCAAGCTGCCGATTGTCCAACGCCTTGTCTCGATTGCTAATTCGATCATCATGGCGTTGAGATACGGCGTCGTTTCGCTCTTCCGGATGAATAGTTTCATTGAG GCGACAATCAATAAATTTTTGAGGTATTATGATGGTCTAGAATCTCGACCAGTGTTTGAGAGCGTCGAAGCGATGCTTAAATGGGCTGGATTATTCAATCTGACAACAATCACCTTAGGAGAGAAATTGGAGGAAGTTGGATTATCTTCTATTCTTGTTCAAGAGCTTGTGACT GTGATCACCAGAATAAATTATGGTCAAAGTGTGAACATCAGTGGGCTTGCTGGCGGAGTTTCATTGGCTGGATCTGGAGGTGGTTTATGGGCAGTTGAAGGAGGAAACTGGCAGATGGCTTCTGGATTAATCAACCGTTCGGATGTTGAGTTAcaccttaatgaagaaatagaatCTGTCTATTACCTTGGAGATGCTTATGAGCTGAACTCCACGAAAGGAAAGAGTTACAACTGTCAAGTCACAGTGGTGGCCACACCTTTGGATGAAGTGAATATTCTTTTTAATCCAGCAATATCCATACCTCCAAGAAAATTACAGCACACTCATGCAACTTTTGTTAGGGGCCTCTTAAATCCT GCATATTTCGGGCTAGAGCTGGTATCTGATATCCCAGAACTGATTGGTACCATCGAGTCTGGTGATTTACCATTTACATGCATAAGCGTTCTTAAGCAACATGAGAAAGATATGACCTACAAGATATTCTCGCGCCAAGCAATGGCAGATGTCTTACTGGATAAGATTTTCAG TGTAAGAGTAGAGACAGTCAGAATCAACTGGGCTGCTTATCCTCATTACCATGCACCAGAGACCTATGCTCCCTTCATTTTAGATGGTAAACATCTATACTATGTCAACGCGTTCGAGAATGCAGCTAGCACCATGGAAACAAGCGCCGTTGCAGCTGAGAACATAGCACGCCTCATCCTTTCAAGAATAGTTGAGAAATCCGAAAGCACTTCACCAAACTTGAAGATCTTTAGCAGTGATTCTTCGGTATCGGGACTGCGTTCGGAACTGTAA